The following proteins are encoded in a genomic region of Alistipes shahii WAL 8301:
- a CDS encoding amidoligase family protein encodes MNEQIRSILAQETTKTSKIRQLYLLGVPRAEIARMVTNGNYGFVVNALRRMNECGDGPNIHPSTAALDYAFNRKFGIEIEAYNCSRERLARELKEAGIEVTVEGYNHTTRPHWKLVTDSSLSGNDTFELVSPILVGETGLRELEKVCWVLDLCDVKVNESCGLHVHIDATGFNMETWRNLALSYKHLEPVIDRFMPASRRDNRYCRGLGHVSDEMIRSARTVDELKGRIGDRYHKVNLEAYSRHKTVEFRQHSGTTNFTKMRNWVLFLHKLVTFATREHVPAATTLSDIPFLDSEQKLYYKLRTKKLSA; translated from the coding sequence ATGAACGAGCAAATTAGAAGCATTTTAGCACAAGAGACAACAAAGACAAGCAAGATCCGGCAGCTGTATCTTTTAGGTGTTCCCCGCGCGGAAATCGCAAGAATGGTAACCAACGGCAATTACGGTTTTGTGGTGAATGCCCTGCGCCGGATGAATGAGTGTGGGGACGGTCCGAATATCCATCCGTCGACAGCTGCGTTGGACTATGCTTTCAACCGCAAGTTCGGTATCGAGATCGAGGCCTACAACTGTTCCCGTGAACGGCTTGCACGCGAGCTCAAGGAAGCCGGCATCGAGGTTACGGTGGAAGGTTATAACCATACCACCCGTCCGCATTGGAAGCTCGTGACGGACAGCAGCCTGAGCGGCAACGACACCTTCGAGCTGGTCAGTCCGATCCTGGTCGGTGAAACCGGACTGCGGGAACTGGAGAAGGTCTGCTGGGTGCTTGACTTGTGTGACGTGAAAGTGAACGAGAGCTGCGGTCTTCACGTGCATATCGATGCCACCGGTTTCAACATGGAGACCTGGCGTAACCTGGCTTTGAGCTACAAGCATCTGGAACCGGTCATCGACCGGTTCATGCCGGCCTCCCGTAGGGACAACCGCTATTGCCGCGGACTGGGGCACGTCTCTGATGAGATGATACGTTCCGCCCGGACTGTGGACGAGTTGAAAGGAAGGATCGGCGACCGTTACCATAAGGTGAACCTCGAGGCCTACTCACGGCACAAGACGGTCGAGTTCCGCCAGCATTCGGGAACGACCAACTTCACAAAAATGCGTAACTGGGTGCTGTTTCTCCACAAATTGGTTACCTTTGCCACAAGGGAACATGTGCCTGCGGCCACCACGCTCAGTGACATCCCCTTCCTGGACAGTGAGCAGAAACTATATTATAAATTGAGGACTAAAAAATTATCGGCATGA
- a CDS encoding ParA family protein, producing the protein MMKKEKELLVAVASQKGGVGKSVFTVLLASVLHYRKGLRVAVVDCDYPQHSIALMRERDMESVMKNDDLKVSLYRQHERIRKLAYPVIKSDPEKAVEDLRRYMDEKGETFDIVLFDLPGTLRSEGVVYTVAAMDYIFIPIKADNIVMQSSLQFTKALEEELVSRKNCNLKGTWLFWNMVDRRGRKDLYDVWNRVIDKMGLRLLSSHIPNTLRYNREADPVCKGVFRSTLFPPDPHQEKGSGLPELVEEICRTIGLEEPDTDR; encoded by the coding sequence GGTTGCCGTCGCCAGCCAGAAGGGTGGCGTGGGAAAATCCGTCTTTACGGTACTGCTGGCCAGTGTGCTGCATTACCGCAAAGGCCTGCGTGTGGCGGTTGTGGACTGTGACTACCCGCAGCACAGCATCGCCCTGATGCGTGAGAGGGACATGGAGAGTGTCATGAAAAATGACGACCTGAAGGTGAGCCTTTACCGGCAGCACGAGAGAATCCGGAAGCTTGCCTATCCGGTCATCAAAAGCGATCCGGAAAAGGCGGTGGAGGACCTGCGTCGTTATATGGACGAAAAGGGGGAAACTTTCGATATCGTGCTTTTCGACCTTCCCGGAACGCTCCGCAGCGAGGGGGTGGTCTATACTGTTGCTGCGATGGACTACATTTTCATCCCGATCAAGGCGGACAACATCGTCATGCAGAGTTCCCTGCAGTTTACCAAGGCTCTGGAAGAGGAGTTGGTCTCCAGGAAGAACTGCAACCTGAAAGGGACCTGGCTGTTCTGGAACATGGTGGACAGGCGGGGGCGGAAGGATTTGTATGACGTCTGGAACCGGGTCATCGACAAGATGGGGCTGCGGCTGCTGTCCTCACACATTCCGAACACCCTCCGCTACAACAGGGAGGCGGACCCTGTCTGCAAGGGTGTCTTCCGTTCCACGCTGTTTCCACCCGATCCCCATCAGGAGAAAGGCTCCGGCCTTCCTGAACTGGTGGAGGAGATATGCCGTACCATCGGCCTGGAGGAACCCGATACCGACCGGTAG
- a CDS encoding Eco57I restriction-modification methylase domain-containing protein: MGLLKPNQVLNKAYRQVAIETTDFDLFKNALRTLRDNIVDGQREHTQKEHLRNFLSETFYKPYYMAPEEDIDLAIRLDKTIKSNIGLLIEVKSTTNKGEMISNDNLNRKALQELLLYYLKERVNKKNNDIKYLIATNIHEFFIFDAHEFERKFYQNKQLRREFQDFVDGRKTSNKTDFFYTEIATTYIEEVKDSLEYTYFNLQDYQHLLDRTDGSASRKLIELYKIFSDTHLLKLSFQNDSNSLNRGFYTELLHIIGIEERKENNKTVIVRKAVERRDEASLLENTINQLDAEDCLRHINGSLYGNDYEERLFNVAMELCITWMNRILFLKLLEAQMLKYHNGDAIYKFLSITKIHDYDDLNTLFFQVLARDMGSRTHSIMRDFAYVPYLNSSLFEVTDLESKTIKINSLSQRTVLPVLASSVLRNKKRNLQVNALPTLQYLFAFLDAYNFASEGSEEVQEEAKTLINASVLGLIFEKINGHKDGSVFTPGFITMFMCREAITKTVLQKFNGYYGWNCTTRIELYNHIDNIVEANELINSLRLCDPAVGSGHFLVSALNELILLKYELGILVDATGKRIRKADYQLAIENDELIVTDTEGNLFAYNPLNAESRRMQETLFKEKRQIIENCLFGVDINPNSVKICRLRLWIELLKNAYYTAESNYTYLETLPNIDINIKCGNSLLHRFALTDSIQTVLRESSISISQYKEAVAKYKNAQSKSEKQDLETFITEIKSKLKTEINRRDARLVRLNKRRSELANLQAPQLFEPTKKEKKASDKRIADLKKEIATLENIFEEIRSNKIYLGAFEWRIEFPEVLDAEGNFLGFDCIIGNPPYIQLQSMGKSADVLECMGYITYARTGDIYCLFYELGMNLLTPNGFLCYITSNKWMRAGYGEALRGYFASKTNPIMLVDFAGIKIFDAITVEANILLSQKAANIFNTQACLVQDSNGLNNLSDFVQQQGVKCNFADSIPWVILSPIEQSIKQKIESVGIPLKDWNIQINYGIKTGFNDAFIISTEKRDEILANCQTEDERVRTAELIRPILRGRDIKRYEYEWADLWIIATFPSRHYDIESYPAVKNYLLSIGIERLEQTGETHIVNGKKIKARKKTSNEWFETQDSISYWEDFSKPKIIWGEISDKSKFAFDFLGEYIPEATSFYMKGECIEYLLSALNSSVSEWLFSKVGTTTGVGTIRWKKYTIEQLIVAKLSTEQLNTHLAAFNDLKVGKMSITDFECFSNKLMYDVYKLTSDEIQYIENQQIV; the protein is encoded by the coding sequence ATGGGACTACTCAAACCGAATCAAGTTTTGAACAAAGCATATAGACAGGTTGCGATTGAAACAACAGATTTTGACTTATTCAAAAATGCCCTTCGCACATTGAGAGACAATATTGTGGATGGGCAAAGAGAACACACGCAAAAAGAACATTTACGTAATTTTCTGAGTGAAACGTTCTACAAGCCATACTACATGGCTCCCGAAGAAGATATTGATTTGGCTATCCGATTGGATAAAACTATCAAGTCCAATATAGGGTTATTGATTGAAGTAAAGAGTACCACCAACAAAGGTGAGATGATTTCTAATGACAATCTTAATCGTAAGGCTTTGCAGGAATTATTGCTATACTATCTTAAAGAACGTGTCAATAAGAAGAACAATGATATTAAATATCTCATCGCTACTAATATTCATGAATTCTTTATTTTTGATGCCCATGAGTTTGAACGCAAATTCTATCAGAACAAACAATTACGTCGTGAGTTTCAAGACTTTGTGGATGGACGCAAAACCAGTAACAAAACCGATTTCTTCTATACTGAAATTGCAACAACCTATATTGAGGAGGTGAAAGATAGCCTTGAATACACTTACTTCAACTTACAAGACTATCAACACCTGCTTGATAGAACAGACGGTAGCGCTTCACGCAAACTTATCGAACTTTATAAGATATTCAGCGATACACATCTTTTGAAGCTATCGTTCCAAAATGACAGCAATTCGCTCAACCGTGGATTCTACACTGAGCTGCTACACATTATTGGTATTGAGGAACGCAAAGAGAATAATAAAACCGTGATTGTACGCAAAGCTGTGGAACGGCGTGACGAGGCTTCATTACTAGAGAATACTATTAACCAACTGGATGCAGAAGATTGTTTGCGTCACATAAATGGTAGTTTGTATGGGAATGATTATGAGGAACGGTTATTCAATGTTGCAATGGAATTGTGTATTACTTGGATGAATCGTATCCTTTTCTTGAAACTGTTGGAGGCTCAGATGTTGAAATACCACAATGGAGATGCAATCTATAAATTTCTTTCAATAACTAAGATTCATGACTATGATGATCTCAACACACTCTTTTTCCAAGTGCTTGCACGTGACATGGGCAGTCGCACACACTCCATTATGCGTGATTTTGCTTACGTTCCCTATCTTAACAGTTCTCTTTTCGAGGTGACAGATTTGGAAAGTAAAACAATTAAGATAAACAGCCTTTCACAACGTACGGTACTTCCTGTCTTGGCGAGTAGCGTATTACGAAATAAAAAACGCAATCTACAAGTCAACGCATTACCCACCCTGCAATATTTGTTTGCTTTTCTCGACGCTTATAACTTTGCGAGCGAAGGCAGTGAAGAAGTGCAAGAAGAGGCTAAAACACTCATCAATGCTTCTGTTTTAGGGCTTATATTCGAGAAAATAAATGGTCACAAGGATGGTTCAGTATTCACTCCAGGCTTTATCACTATGTTCATGTGCCGTGAAGCAATCACCAAGACCGTGTTGCAAAAGTTTAATGGTTATTATGGCTGGAATTGTACCACCCGTATAGAACTATACAACCATATTGACAATATAGTCGAAGCTAATGAACTAATTAACAGTTTGCGACTGTGTGATCCAGCTGTTGGTTCGGGTCACTTTCTTGTGTCTGCTCTCAATGAACTGATACTCTTGAAATACGAATTAGGTATTTTGGTAGATGCTACCGGTAAGCGTATCCGCAAAGCGGACTATCAACTTGCCATTGAAAATGACGAGCTGATTGTTACCGATACCGAAGGTAATTTATTTGCTTACAACCCACTCAATGCGGAAAGTCGCCGCATGCAGGAAACTCTTTTCAAGGAGAAGCGTCAAATCATTGAGAACTGTTTATTTGGCGTTGATATTAACCCCAACTCTGTGAAGATTTGCCGCCTACGACTGTGGATTGAATTGTTGAAGAATGCTTACTATACGGCTGAAAGTAATTACACTTATTTAGAAACCTTACCAAATATCGACATTAACATCAAATGTGGAAATTCTTTGCTTCACCGATTCGCTTTGACAGACAGTATTCAGACCGTACTGCGAGAGTCTAGTATCAGCATCAGCCAATATAAGGAGGCTGTAGCTAAATATAAAAATGCCCAAAGTAAAAGCGAAAAGCAGGATTTGGAAACGTTTATAACAGAAATCAAGTCGAAACTGAAAACAGAGATCAACCGCCGGGATGCACGATTGGTTAGATTGAACAAACGCCGCTCTGAGTTGGCAAACTTACAAGCGCCTCAACTGTTTGAACCGACAAAAAAGGAAAAGAAAGCGTCGGACAAGCGCATTGCCGATTTAAAGAAAGAAATTGCGACTTTAGAAAATATATTTGAGGAAATACGCTCCAACAAAATTTATCTTGGTGCATTCGAATGGCGTATAGAGTTTCCAGAAGTACTCGATGCCGAAGGCAACTTCTTGGGATTTGACTGTATCATTGGCAATCCACCTTACATTCAGTTACAATCTATGGGTAAGAGTGCCGATGTATTAGAATGCATGGGTTACATAACTTATGCACGCACTGGTGATATTTACTGCCTCTTCTATGAGTTGGGTATGAACCTGCTTACTCCCAATGGTTTTCTTTGCTATATCACGTCTAATAAATGGATGCGTGCAGGGTATGGTGAAGCCTTGCGAGGTTATTTCGCAAGCAAGACCAATCCTATTATGTTGGTAGATTTTGCAGGTATAAAAATATTCGATGCAATAACGGTAGAAGCAAATATTCTTTTATCTCAAAAAGCAGCAAATATTTTTAACACACAAGCTTGTTTGGTACAAGATTCGAATGGCTTGAATAATTTGAGCGATTTCGTGCAGCAACAAGGCGTGAAGTGTAACTTTGCAGATTCTATCCCATGGGTGATATTGTCTCCCATTGAACAGAGCATCAAGCAGAAGATTGAGTCTGTGGGAATACCCTTGAAGGATTGGAACATCCAAATCAACTATGGGATAAAAACTGGTTTCAATGATGCTTTTATCATTTCTACCGAAAAGCGTGATGAGATACTAGCGAATTGTCAAACAGAAGATGAACGTGTTCGGACGGCTGAACTTATACGACCGATTCTTCGTGGCAGGGATATCAAGAGATATGAATATGAATGGGCGGACTTGTGGATTATAGCCACATTTCCTTCGCGGCATTATGATATAGAAAGTTATCCTGCGGTGAAAAATTATCTTCTGTCAATTGGCATAGAGCGTTTAGAACAAACAGGAGAAACTCATATTGTTAATGGCAAAAAAATAAAAGCCCGAAAGAAAACTAGTAACGAGTGGTTTGAAACACAAGATAGCATCAGTTATTGGGAGGATTTTTCTAAGCCAAAAATCATATGGGGAGAAATATCTGATAAATCAAAATTTGCTTTCGACTTTTTGGGAGAATATATACCAGAAGCAACTTCTTTTTACATGAAAGGCGAGTGTATTGAATACCTTTTGTCTGCTTTAAATTCGTCCGTGTCTGAATGGTTGTTTTCTAAAGTAGGGACAACTACAGGAGTAGGGACTATTAGATGGAAAAAGTATACCATAGAACAGCTTATTGTTGCTAAGCTATCTACTGAACAACTAAATACTCATCTTGCTGCTTTCAATGATTTGAAAGTAGGCAAGATGAGCATTACGGATTTTGAATGTTTTAGCAATAAGTTGATGTATGATGTTTATAAACTTACCTCAGATGAAATTCAATATATTGAAAACCAGCAAATTGTCTAA
- a CDS encoding IS110 family transposase — protein sequence MKVFYLGVDASKKKLDLCLRSNGKDILYDVIPNDLSSIKSWLTRTFEKFFLSEDSLVVCAEHTGQYTYPLVCATKSIGVYLCLEDAAKIKYCHGIPRGKNDKIDACRIAMYAERYNDCLQPYTASELIIQKLKNLSTERSMLVADRAKYQSQLKDQVDYMEHSIYIAKCNRVEGIINTFTDYIAQIDLEIKELINQAPVIAHQMDLLMSVDGVGERIALKMIMETDAFTSFTDPRKFCCHAGVVPFVYVSGSSQRSKNRVSNRADKSIKHLLHMAALSVSQVKNSPLKKYYDRKVEEGKNKMSVLNAVRAKLVTIMFAVIRTDAFFSRNYQNSLA from the coding sequence ATGAAAGTTTTTTATTTAGGAGTTGATGCGAGTAAGAAAAAATTGGATTTATGTTTAAGGAGTAACGGTAAGGACATCCTTTATGATGTTATTCCTAATGATCTATCCTCTATTAAATCTTGGTTAACAAGAACGTTTGAGAAATTTTTCCTCTCTGAGGACAGTTTGGTTGTCTGTGCGGAACATACAGGGCAATATACCTATCCTTTGGTCTGTGCAACAAAAAGTATAGGAGTCTACTTATGTTTGGAAGATGCAGCTAAAATAAAATATTGTCATGGAATACCTCGTGGCAAAAATGATAAAATAGATGCCTGCCGAATAGCAATGTATGCAGAAAGATATAATGATTGCCTACAACCGTATACCGCATCAGAGCTTATAATACAAAAACTCAAAAACTTATCAACAGAACGCAGTATGCTTGTTGCAGATAGGGCTAAATATCAATCCCAGCTAAAAGATCAGGTAGACTATATGGAACACTCAATATATATTGCTAAATGCAATAGAGTTGAAGGGATTATCAATACATTTACGGATTACATAGCACAAATAGACCTTGAAATAAAAGAACTTATAAATCAAGCACCTGTCATTGCTCATCAAATGGATTTACTCATGTCTGTGGATGGAGTTGGGGAACGTATTGCACTGAAGATGATCATGGAAACAGATGCTTTCACTTCTTTTACTGATCCCAGGAAGTTTTGCTGTCATGCAGGAGTTGTTCCGTTCGTCTATGTGTCAGGAAGTAGCCAACGTTCTAAAAATAGAGTATCTAATAGGGCTGACAAAAGCATCAAGCATTTGCTACATATGGCGGCACTATCTGTTTCACAAGTGAAAAATAGTCCATTGAAGAAATATTATGACAGAAAGGTCGAAGAGGGAAAAAATAAGATGTCGGTTCTGAATGCAGTTAGAGCGAAATTAGTTACGATTATGTTCGCTGTAATTAGGACGGATGCTTTTTTTTCGAGAAATTATCAAAATTCGCTTGCGTAA
- a CDS encoding helix-turn-helix domain-containing protein — translation MDGQDVCLRLDISPRTLQTLRDTGRLAFTRLQRKFYYKPGDVEKLMAYVGIRRKEKEVRERRKNGNL, via the coding sequence CTGGACGGCCAGGATGTCTGCCTGCGCCTTGACATCTCGCCGCGTACCCTGCAGACTCTCCGCGATACCGGACGGCTGGCGTTCACCCGCCTCCAGCGCAAGTTCTATTACAAGCCCGGGGATGTGGAGAAGCTGATGGCCTACGTCGGCATCAGACGCAAGGAGAAGGAGGTGAGAGAAAGAAGGAAGAACGGAAACCTTTAA